The proteins below are encoded in one region of Halocatena salina:
- a CDS encoding protein translocase SEC61 complex subunit gamma: protein MNIPTDLSSYIRVLKLASTPDRDEFTQISLVAGAGIMLVGLLGFVIFVIMQFLPGGV from the coding sequence ATGAACATCCCAACAGATCTCTCCTCGTACATTCGGGTGCTCAAGCTCGCTAGCACCCCAGATCGAGACGAGTTTACTCAAATATCGCTCGTCGCAGGTGCGGGGATCATGCTCGTCGGACTTCTCGGATTCGTCATCTTCGTCATCATGCAGTTCCTTCCAGGTGGTGTCTGA
- a CDS encoding transcription elongation factor Spt5, translated as MSIYAVKTTASQERTVADMIMNREESSVHAALAPDSLTSYVMVEAEDASVFDRILDEIPHARGLVEGESSIVEVEHFLSPKPDVEGIAEGDIVELIAGPFKGEKAQVQRIDESKDQVTVELYEATVPIPVTVRGDQIRVLDSEDR; from the coding sequence ATGTCGATTTACGCTGTCAAAACGACTGCGAGTCAGGAGCGCACCGTTGCCGACATGATCATGAACCGCGAGGAATCGTCGGTCCACGCGGCGCTCGCGCCTGATTCGCTCACAAGCTACGTGATGGTCGAGGCTGAAGATGCCAGCGTGTTCGATCGTATCCTCGATGAGATCCCCCACGCCCGGGGGCTGGTCGAAGGTGAATCCTCGATCGTGGAGGTCGAACATTTCCTGTCGCCCAAACCCGACGTCGAGGGGATCGCGGAAGGCGACATCGTGGAGCTCATTGCAGGACCGTTCAAAGGCGAGAAAGCGCAGGTCCAGCGCATCGACGAAAGCAAGGATCAAGTTACTGTCGAGCTGTATGAGGCGACAGTCCCGATTCCGGTGACTGTCCGTGGCGATCAGATTCGTGTCCTCGATAGCGAGGATCGGTAG
- a CDS encoding PHP-associated domain-containing protein: MGREVGEGVRIDMHVKVLDESIVERAKVRGLDAIVYAPHFTRLPAIQAKAEAFSDEELTVFPAREIFTGAWHDRKHVLAVGLTESVPDFITLSGVMAELHRQEAAVLAPHPEFLTVSLDVTDIRQYDVHAVETYNPKHLTIHNERAQTIASETGLPGFASSYAHLPGTIGETWTTFEEPIDDVDDLAAALKDHAPRRTFHRSGFEHDVRCGIEFAHLLYENTWSKIDRTLLSGTEPTHPGHIAYEDRFEDVRVY, encoded by the coding sequence ATGGGACGAGAGGTCGGGGAGGGCGTACGTATCGATATGCACGTGAAGGTTTTGGACGAGTCGATCGTCGAGCGAGCCAAAGTTCGTGGCCTTGATGCGATCGTCTACGCACCACATTTTACTCGTCTCCCGGCCATCCAAGCGAAAGCAGAGGCGTTCTCCGATGAGGAACTCACCGTTTTTCCCGCCCGGGAGATCTTCACGGGCGCCTGGCACGACCGAAAACACGTCCTTGCTGTCGGATTGACGGAGTCAGTTCCGGATTTCATTACTCTTTCCGGGGTCATGGCGGAGCTTCATCGCCAAGAAGCAGCGGTGTTGGCTCCACATCCGGAGTTTCTCACCGTCAGCCTCGACGTCACAGATATCCGCCAGTACGACGTTCACGCAGTCGAAACGTACAATCCGAAACATCTGACCATCCACAACGAACGCGCCCAGACGATCGCCAGTGAAACCGGTCTCCCCGGATTTGCTTCCTCGTACGCCCATCTCCCCGGAACGATCGGAGAGACGTGGACCACCTTCGAGGAGCCGATCGACGATGTCGACGACCTCGCGGCGGCGTTGAAAGACCACGCACCGCGTCGAACGTTCCACCGATCGGGGTTCGAGCACGACGTTCGGTGTGGGATCGAATTCGCTCATCTCCTGTACGAGAACACCTGGAGCAAGATCGACCGGACGCTTCTCTCTGGGACCGAACCGACACACCCCGGACACATCGCCTACGAGGATCGGTTCGAGGATGTCCGCGTCTACTGA
- a CDS encoding metal-dependent hydrolase — MNKRGHVLNGLLLGVGVGFILAPAGDVGTLRTIVAVAVPITLGALVPDIDTEFGRHRKTLHNLPVLGLFIAFPAVFSNLHYVWIGVLTHYVLDMVGSKRGIALFYPYTQEYGFPTGVATKSEYTNLVTLFITGSELLVGSAIVYGLGWYGWPLTPLPA, encoded by the coding sequence ATGAACAAGCGCGGACACGTACTCAACGGATTGTTGCTCGGTGTCGGTGTCGGGTTCATCCTCGCACCAGCGGGAGACGTCGGCACGCTCAGAACCATCGTGGCGGTAGCAGTGCCGATCACGCTCGGGGCGTTGGTTCCGGACATCGACACGGAGTTCGGCCGTCATCGGAAGACGCTACACAACCTACCTGTGTTGGGACTGTTCATCGCATTTCCGGCAGTTTTCAGCAACCTCCACTACGTCTGGATCGGCGTGTTGACCCACTACGTGCTGGATATGGTCGGTAGTAAACGGGGTATCGCGCTGTTCTATCCCTACACACAGGAGTATGGGTTTCCGACCGGCGTGGCAACCAAAAGTGAGTACACGAACCTCGTTACGTTGTTCATCACGGGAAGCGAGCTGCTCGTGGGATCAGCCATCGTGTATGGTCTCGGATGGTACGGGTGGCCGTTGACGCCGTTACCCGCGTGA
- a CDS encoding outer membrane protein assembly factor BamB family protein: MKLQRISINRRSFLSGAAAAVVGTGVTLGTSDPIRAQSEPTGEEHWTHPTGNAASTAFNRGGVGPTGDVSVAWEGGAGGYHSDVSVKAVVDGTVYVTDGSLGALDAEDGTELWEFRAEIPDREFSDTPAAAIESATVMDGVVYAPVRIGAYDSENIYRTEHTAVVAVDAETGDKLWRRDAPVAGMFSTTTAVDGSLFVRGPDLGGGKGRFVYALDANDGSVRWRQSIEVESWDNSPSIVADGSVFIAPANGVNAYDAATGDLVWEALPRVKDLSVAMVSDSTLFVSESTEPGATIIALEAASGDEQWKTSYSGDVKVDIGTVDMERLYVSMNEDADVIALDRTDGSEAWRATIPQPPIPPEEPPAKPIPARGMARVGGLLYIGGAALQPSDGSIVWKQGVEEPWIAGYWLDAVAGGRVYLSGDSLVVMEGTETQTKTQTPQSDTEQTDDRIETTLNTPDTTTQKHDGTTQRPDETTPRPEPNRTNTTVTDGPGFGVVTTVAGGGVGAWQFFTN; the protein is encoded by the coding sequence ATGAAATTACAAAGGATATCAATCAACCGACGATCGTTTCTTTCCGGAGCGGCTGCCGCCGTCGTTGGTACCGGTGTGACACTCGGGACGAGCGATCCGATACGGGCGCAGTCGGAACCGACGGGCGAAGAGCACTGGACCCACCCTACTGGGAACGCGGCTTCTACCGCTTTCAACAGGGGCGGCGTCGGGCCGACTGGGGACGTTTCGGTCGCGTGGGAAGGTGGCGCTGGTGGGTACCATAGTGATGTGAGTGTGAAAGCGGTCGTCGACGGGACGGTGTACGTCACTGATGGTTCGCTGGGCGCACTCGATGCAGAGGACGGGACGGAGCTGTGGGAGTTCAGGGCCGAAATCCCCGACAGAGAATTCTCCGATACTCCAGCGGCAGCCATCGAGAGTGCTACGGTGATGGACGGGGTCGTGTACGCACCGGTTCGCATCGGTGCCTACGATTCGGAGAACATATACCGCACAGAGCACACAGCGGTGGTCGCGGTCGATGCGGAAACCGGCGACAAACTGTGGCGACGTGATGCGCCGGTAGCCGGTATGTTTTCCACAACGACAGCGGTCGATGGGTCGCTTTTCGTGCGTGGTCCGGATCTCGGCGGTGGCAAGGGCCGATTCGTGTATGCACTCGACGCAAACGATGGGTCCGTGCGTTGGCGCCAGTCCATAGAGGTGGAATCGTGGGACAATTCCCCGTCAATCGTCGCCGATGGATCGGTGTTCATTGCGCCAGCCAACGGCGTCAACGCCTACGACGCGGCTACCGGTGATCTCGTCTGGGAAGCACTCCCTCGCGTGAAAGACCTCTCGGTGGCGATGGTGTCGGATAGCACCCTGTTCGTGAGCGAAAGCACCGAACCGGGAGCGACGATCATCGCGCTCGAGGCAGCGTCGGGAGACGAGCAGTGGAAAACGTCCTACAGCGGGGACGTCAAGGTGGATATCGGTACAGTAGACATGGAACGGCTGTACGTATCCATGAACGAAGACGCCGACGTCATCGCCCTCGATCGAACCGACGGGAGCGAAGCCTGGCGGGCGACTATACCCCAACCACCGATCCCTCCGGAAGAACCACCCGCAAAGCCGATTCCAGCTCGCGGCATGGCCCGCGTGGGGGGGCTGTTGTACATCGGGGGTGCCGCACTCCAGCCGAGCGATGGGTCGATCGTCTGGAAACAAGGAGTCGAAGAACCGTGGATCGCCGGGTATTGGTTGGACGCCGTTGCCGGGGGGCGGGTGTATCTCAGCGGCGATAGTCTGGTCGTGATGGAAGGGACCGAAACCCAGACGAAGACACAAACGCCACAGTCAGACACCGAGCAAACAGACGACCGAATCGAGACGACCCTCAATACACCGGACACGACGACCCAGAAACACGACGGGACAACCCAACGACCGGACGAAACGACGCCACGGCCGGAACCGAACCGAACCAACACAACTGTCACTGACGGACCGGGCTTTGGCGTGGTAACTACCGTCGCAGGCGGCGGTGTGGGTGCGTGGCAGTTTTTCACCAACTGA
- a CDS encoding double zinc ribbon domain-containing protein, with amino-acid sequence MSKITFRADDELIAQLEEFEASKSAIMREALRTYLNTHMSDSEPSDLPVEFEDERWVDHVIRERVDELISEREDGTFTRSEPKDINVNISVEGEPQTAVTDESPADSERCKTHTSTSTDTATERTQCSHCGETHPESHVYCPNCGEKSTQDDVCECGADIDTKWSFCPVCGRRTPSETDLERS; translated from the coding sequence ATGAGCAAGATCACGTTTCGCGCTGACGACGAACTGATCGCGCAGTTGGAGGAGTTCGAAGCCTCCAAAAGCGCGATCATGCGCGAAGCGCTTCGTACCTATCTCAACACGCATATGAGCGACTCCGAACCGTCGGACCTCCCAGTAGAATTTGAGGACGAACGCTGGGTGGATCACGTGATCCGAGAGCGTGTGGACGAACTCATCAGCGAACGAGAGGATGGGACGTTTACACGGTCCGAACCCAAAGATATCAACGTGAACATCTCTGTCGAGGGGGAGCCACAGACAGCTGTCACCGACGAATCCCCTGCGGATTCTGAGCGGTGTAAGACGCACACCTCAACGTCGACGGATACAGCGACAGAACGAACTCAGTGCTCTCATTGTGGCGAGACACACCCCGAATCACACGTGTACTGTCCGAATTGCGGAGAAAAATCCACTCAAGACGATGTCTGTGAGTGCGGAGCTGATATTGACACGAAATGGTCGTTTTGCCCCGTTTGCGGCCGTCGTACCCCATCTGAGACTGATCTCGAACGATCGTAG
- a CDS encoding ribbon-helix-helix domain-containing protein, protein MERVTLRIPKQQIEAVEQLVETGEFPNRSEAIRSAVRDMINEENTERQRRESKRQWARV, encoded by the coding sequence ATGGAGCGTGTGACACTACGGATTCCAAAACAACAGATCGAAGCAGTCGAACAACTGGTCGAGACGGGAGAATTTCCCAATCGGAGCGAGGCGATTCGATCGGCTGTTCGAGACATGATTAACGAAGAGAACACAGAGCGTCAGCGACGGGAGAGCAAGCGTCAGTGGGCGCGTGTCTGA
- the ftsZ gene encoding cell division protein FtsZ encodes MQELVNDALEHAEDEQRKAANADNIDEFGDPRIVVVGAGGAGNNTVNRLYNIGVDGADTVAINTDKQHLQMIEADTKVLVGKTLTQGLGAGGDPSMGERATEMARGTIKDVLSGADLVFVTAGMGGGTGTGAAPVISKIAKELGAIVVGMVSTPFNVERARTVKAEEGLEQLRNEADSIIVLDNNRLLDYVPNLPIGKAFSVMDQIIAETVKGISETITQPSLINLDYADMTAIMGQGGVAVMLVGETQDKNKTEEVVRDAMSHPLLDVDYRGATGGLVHITGGPDLTLKEAEGIAQRITERLEADANVIWGARIQQEYKGKVRVMAIMTGVQSAQILGPTTQKQADASRRAALDRVDTESEANYGSAQSDGGQDSVETNNGLDVIR; translated from the coding sequence ATGCAAGAACTCGTCAACGACGCGCTCGAACACGCCGAAGACGAACAACGCAAAGCAGCTAACGCGGACAACATCGACGAGTTTGGCGATCCTCGTATTGTGGTCGTCGGTGCTGGCGGTGCTGGCAACAACACCGTCAACCGGCTTTACAACATCGGCGTTGACGGCGCTGACACGGTTGCGATCAACACGGACAAACAACATCTCCAGATGATCGAAGCCGACACGAAAGTACTCGTCGGGAAGACGCTGACCCAAGGTCTCGGTGCTGGCGGTGATCCCTCAATGGGAGAGCGGGCGACCGAGATGGCACGGGGAACGATCAAAGACGTGCTTTCGGGTGCCGATCTCGTGTTCGTTACGGCTGGCATGGGCGGCGGAACGGGAACGGGTGCTGCACCCGTCATTTCAAAAATCGCAAAAGAACTTGGAGCGATCGTCGTCGGCATGGTTTCGACCCCGTTCAACGTCGAGCGGGCGCGAACCGTGAAAGCCGAAGAAGGACTCGAACAACTCCGCAACGAGGCGGATTCGATCATCGTTTTAGACAACAATCGATTGCTCGATTACGTTCCGAACCTTCCGATCGGCAAGGCATTTTCCGTAATGGATCAGATCATCGCCGAGACGGTCAAGGGGATCTCAGAGACGATCACCCAACCGTCGCTCATCAACCTCGATTACGCGGACATGACCGCCATCATGGGACAAGGGGGCGTTGCGGTCATGCTCGTTGGAGAAACACAAGACAAGAACAAAACCGAAGAGGTCGTTCGAGACGCGATGAGCCATCCTCTTCTCGATGTCGATTACCGGGGAGCGACGGGAGGATTGGTCCACATCACTGGCGGTCCCGATCTCACGCTCAAAGAGGCCGAAGGGATTGCCCAACGGATCACCGAGCGACTCGAGGCCGATGCAAACGTCATTTGGGGCGCACGAATCCAACAGGAGTACAAGGGCAAAGTTCGCGTAATGGCGATCATGACGGGCGTACAGAGCGCACAAATTCTCGGCCCGACGACTCAAAAGCAGGCAGACGCTTCTCGCCGTGCAGCACTTGATCGGGTAGACACCGAGTCGGAAGCTAACTACGGTAGTGCCCAGTCCGATGGCGGACAGGATTCTGTTGAAACTAACAACGGTCTCGACGTTATTAGATAA
- the ncsA gene encoding tRNA 2-thiolation protein NcsA — MECDKCGEPAVLHAEYSGLHLCEDHFIRSVEKRVRRRIREDALVSSEATPEDPETWVIGLSGGKDSVVLTRLLYETFANDPRIELLALTIHEGIEGYRDASVDACIELTENMEIRHEIVAYEEEFDLRMDEVAETDPENMAPCAYCGVFRRDILTRYAKEYGADKLLTGHNLDDEAQTALMNVLEGDVTQIAKHFDASLGPFEETSGDDRQPRTENETFVPRAKPLRDVPEKEIALFAHLEDLPVHMAECPHASEAYRGEIQQLLLELEENHPGTRHSIMAGYEDLAEIAAEQYRQDSLPDTTDCERCGAATTNRLCRKCQLVESIHAA; from the coding sequence ATGGAGTGCGATAAATGCGGGGAGCCGGCGGTCCTACACGCCGAGTACTCCGGGCTGCATCTCTGTGAGGACCATTTCATTCGCTCGGTCGAAAAGCGCGTCAGACGACGGATTCGAGAGGATGCGCTCGTTAGCTCGGAGGCGACACCCGAGGATCCCGAGACGTGGGTGATCGGTCTCTCCGGCGGGAAAGACAGTGTCGTTCTTACACGCCTACTTTATGAGACGTTCGCCAACGATCCACGGATCGAACTCCTCGCGCTCACGATCCATGAAGGAATCGAGGGATACCGGGACGCGTCGGTCGATGCGTGTATCGAACTGACCGAAAACATGGAGATCCGCCACGAAATCGTCGCCTACGAGGAGGAATTCGATCTCAGGATGGACGAGGTGGCCGAAACGGATCCGGAAAACATGGCTCCCTGTGCGTACTGTGGTGTGTTCCGTCGGGATATCCTCACTCGGTACGCCAAAGAGTACGGGGCGGATAAACTTCTCACGGGTCACAACCTCGACGACGAAGCCCAAACCGCGCTCATGAACGTTCTTGAGGGCGATGTCACACAGATCGCAAAACACTTCGATGCCAGCCTCGGGCCGTTCGAGGAGACCAGCGGCGACGACCGGCAACCACGCACCGAAAACGAGACGTTCGTCCCCCGCGCGAAACCACTCCGAGACGTTCCCGAAAAAGAGATCGCGCTGTTCGCACACCTTGAGGATCTCCCCGTTCACATGGCCGAATGTCCCCACGCGAGCGAGGCGTATCGCGGCGAGATACAACAGCTCTTGCTCGAACTCGAAGAGAACCATCCGGGCACGCGCCACTCCATTATGGCTGGCTACGAAGACCTCGCCGAGATCGCTGCTGAACAGTATCGGCAGGACTCCTTACCCGACACCACCGACTGCGAACGGTGTGGCGCGGCGACGACTAACCGCCTCTGCCGAAAATGCCAACTCGTCGAATCGATCCACGCAGCCTGA
- a CDS encoding sugar kinase, which produces METQTDVLTLGETMVLLNPHESGPLRHTMDFRKRIGGAESNVAIGLARLEHQAAWVSRLGADPHGQYVRDTIRGAGVDTQYVTFDSKAPTGIMFKERRELGESGVFYYRDDSAASRMTPDDLPDDALADAKYLHLTGITPALSDSCQKLIQDAIHRANQHDLTVSFDPNLRFKLWDPAEMRETLLPLIEECDVVLPGIEEGEVLLDTEDPETIAEEFRALGATEVIVKLGADGAFVASDSVAQRVGAYEVDRVVDPIGAGDGFAAGYLSGRLDGLSPHRATDRATAVGALATTVTGDIEGLPTRSELAQFTNDRADRLR; this is translated from the coding sequence ATGGAGACCCAGACAGACGTACTTACGCTCGGGGAGACGATGGTGTTGTTGAATCCACACGAATCCGGCCCGTTGCGCCACACCATGGATTTCAGAAAGCGGATCGGAGGGGCCGAAAGCAACGTGGCGATCGGACTCGCGCGCTTAGAGCATCAGGCGGCATGGGTGAGTCGACTCGGAGCGGACCCCCACGGGCAGTACGTCCGTGATACGATCCGGGGCGCAGGCGTCGACACCCAGTACGTCACGTTCGATTCGAAAGCTCCCACCGGAATCATGTTCAAAGAACGCCGTGAACTGGGCGAAAGCGGTGTCTTCTACTACCGGGATGACTCTGCGGCGAGTCGGATGACGCCGGACGACTTACCGGATGACGCCCTCGCCGACGCGAAATACCTCCATTTGACGGGGATCACACCAGCGTTGAGTGACTCCTGTCAGAAGCTCATCCAAGATGCCATTCACCGAGCCAACCAGCACGATCTGACCGTCTCCTTCGATCCGAACCTCCGATTCAAACTCTGGGATCCAGCGGAAATGCGTGAAACGCTTCTCCCACTAATCGAGGAGTGTGATGTCGTTCTGCCCGGTATCGAAGAGGGTGAGGTGTTGCTCGACACCGAAGACCCAGAAACCATCGCCGAGGAGTTCCGTGCACTGGGAGCAACGGAAGTGATCGTCAAGCTCGGTGCCGATGGGGCGTTCGTCGCGTCGGATTCCGTCGCCCAACGGGTCGGTGCCTACGAAGTCGACCGCGTCGTCGATCCCATCGGTGCTGGCGATGGGTTCGCCGCAGGCTATCTCTCCGGACGGCTCGATGGGTTATCTCCCCATCGTGCGACCGATCGCGCCACCGCGGTTGGCGCGCTTGCGACCACCGTTACCGGTGACATCGAAGGGCTACCGACCCGATCCGAGCTGGCGCAGTTCACGAACGACCGAGCGGACCGACTGCGCTAA
- the trmB gene encoding HTH-type sugar sensing transcriptional regulator TrmB, translated as MDSDDLRHRMERVGDRFDFGEYEIEAYLAVLDHGELTASEIAEHTSIPQPRVYDTVRKLSDRGMVELRESRPMRVVALDPDEVFPTIQASLEEMVDGLADRYTTPSRETEAVSLVKSRPSILRYLETVIESAEYELVLSLTPELLSRYEDLLSEVCETGVAVELLVTPAASAPSPEEYDYTQVSTSARARRGITTPVMAVADGTRSVYATQSALTSDTEHYGVIFNRSALGFLVTGFYNTVLWTTATPLTEDGHERPFPRRYASIRRCLKDLSDLDREFYAHVEGRDVKTGDSRTVHGTIADVAVEPTGEVATLTLDADDGSVTVGGRVAALEDIEAHEIHIDTKPITR; from the coding sequence ATGGATTCGGACGATCTTCGGCACCGGATGGAGCGCGTCGGTGACCGATTTGATTTCGGGGAATACGAGATCGAGGCGTATCTGGCGGTGCTTGACCACGGTGAACTGACGGCGAGTGAAATCGCTGAGCACACCTCTATCCCTCAGCCTCGGGTGTACGATACGGTGCGAAAATTGAGCGACCGGGGGATGGTCGAACTGCGCGAATCCCGACCGATGCGGGTCGTGGCGCTCGATCCCGACGAAGTCTTTCCGACGATTCAAGCTTCGCTTGAGGAGATGGTTGATGGGTTGGCCGACCGCTACACCACGCCGTCGCGTGAGACTGAAGCGGTATCACTGGTAAAGTCCCGCCCGAGTATCCTTCGGTATTTAGAGACGGTGATCGAAAGCGCGGAGTACGAACTCGTGCTCTCGCTCACGCCGGAGCTGTTGTCCCGGTATGAAGATCTGTTGTCGGAGGTGTGTGAGACGGGTGTCGCCGTCGAACTGCTCGTGACGCCTGCGGCCTCGGCACCATCGCCTGAGGAGTACGATTACACGCAGGTTTCGACGAGTGCACGGGCGCGACGGGGGATAACGACGCCGGTAATGGCCGTCGCAGACGGGACGCGATCGGTGTACGCCACCCAAAGCGCGCTCACGAGCGACACCGAGCATTACGGCGTCATCTTCAACCGGTCGGCGCTGGGCTTTCTCGTCACTGGCTTTTACAACACGGTGTTGTGGACGACGGCCACACCCCTCACTGAGGACGGTCACGAACGACCGTTTCCCCGTCGATACGCGTCCATTCGCCGCTGTCTGAAGGATCTCAGCGATCTCGACCGGGAGTTTTACGCCCACGTCGAGGGTCGAGACGTCAAAACCGGCGACAGTCGGACCGTACACGGTACCATCGCCGACGTTGCCGTCGAACCAACCGGTGAGGTCGCTACACTCACACTCGACGCCGACGACGGTTCGGTTACGGTGGGTGGGCGAGTCGCCGCGCTCGAAGACATCGAAGCCCACGAGATTCACATCGACACCAAACCGATCACGCGATAA
- a CDS encoding HAD family hydrolase → MNRYNSLYRLYDEFDTATLREYQTLVDLFPALGSRVALELWQEISDELDQNRRAIRRAFPAGETFADIAAHASRDEAFTALDLNTKYGQAVNVLVLDVDETLRSAGRTDNEIPRETLYLLTQLQEEGIPVVICTGQTLENVKGFITQGLGNETVHSGRLSVVYEAGNGVFTPGYGEDTKTLLYEGLDEEIRAVFDGVRSGALSDAPEPIKRGCHLQGNEFNITLKPNFQTGSDRAVSVIDDALCHLLDLLAETVDSVDEKMTRAYYAARDPEIRGVLERHGGVPEVDPSTLPETAESIFERIDIAYYKGDAAEMGSLELDKPAGVRTAFDVLGLDDPFALVMGDSKSDLRVMEWVEANDCGIAAAPDHASRVVSEHVLSTDELVFERNDSASMLRIVYALNRIAGID, encoded by the coding sequence ATGAATCGCTACAACAGCCTCTACCGGCTGTACGACGAGTTCGACACCGCAACGCTTCGAGAGTACCAGACGCTCGTGGATCTCTTTCCAGCGCTCGGATCGCGTGTCGCGTTGGAACTCTGGCAGGAAATCAGCGACGAACTCGACCAAAATCGCAGGGCAATCCGCCGAGCGTTTCCAGCCGGCGAGACGTTCGCCGACATCGCTGCCCATGCCTCGCGGGATGAGGCGTTTACGGCGTTGGATCTCAACACCAAGTACGGCCAGGCAGTGAACGTCCTGGTGTTGGACGTTGACGAGACGCTCCGGTCGGCGGGTCGTACTGACAACGAGATCCCCCGCGAAACGCTGTATCTGCTCACCCAACTTCAAGAGGAGGGGATTCCGGTCGTCATCTGTACCGGTCAGACCCTAGAGAACGTTAAGGGGTTCATCACCCAGGGATTGGGCAATGAGACCGTCCATTCCGGGCGATTGAGCGTTGTTTACGAGGCGGGTAACGGTGTGTTCACTCCCGGGTACGGGGAAGACACGAAGACGCTGCTGTATGAGGGATTGGACGAAGAGATCAGAGCCGTGTTCGACGGCGTGCGATCGGGAGCGCTTTCGGACGCGCCCGAGCCGATCAAGCGCGGCTGTCACCTCCAAGGCAACGAGTTCAACATCACGCTCAAGCCGAATTTTCAGACGGGGAGCGACCGAGCGGTGTCGGTGATCGACGATGCGTTGTGTCACCTCCTCGATCTGCTCGCTGAGACCGTCGACAGCGTCGACGAGAAGATGACACGTGCGTACTACGCGGCCCGTGATCCCGAAATCCGGGGAGTGCTCGAACGCCATGGCGGTGTTCCTGAGGTCGATCCCTCGACCCTCCCCGAAACGGCCGAATCGATCTTCGAGCGGATCGACATCGCCTATTACAAGGGTGACGCCGCCGAAATGGGGAGCCTAGAGTTAGACAAACCGGCTGGTGTTCGAACGGCGTTCGACGTGCTCGGTCTCGATGATCCGTTCGCGCTCGTGATGGGGGATTCGAAAAGCGATCTCCGCGTCATGGAGTGGGTCGAAGCCAACGACTGTGGGATCGCTGCCGCGCCGGACCACGCCTCTCGCGTCGTCTCCGAGCATGTTCTTAGCACGGACGAACTCGTGTTCGAGCGCAACGACAGCGCCTCCATGTTGCGGATCGTCTACGCTCTCAACCGGATCGCAGGGATCGATTAA
- a CDS encoding VOC family protein, with the protein MTGVLDHVMMRVEDLDTSLDWYNTHLGYEETGRWEADTFTNVYLAPPDRHEEEAKLELTYNHDDRTYEMGDAWGHIAVRVDDVYDAYEQLMDEGVEDYRDPDSCGGQYAFVKDPDGHEIEIVEREQGARWGLDHTMVRVEDADAAIGWYSRKLDYDLVRRSENEDFALYFMKPDAAEQAMSVELTYNYDGSSYELGDAWGHLAVRADDLQDDWKTLMERHAENYRDPESCDNRYAFTKTNDSHEIEILEP; encoded by the coding sequence ATGACCGGCGTACTCGATCACGTGATGATGCGCGTCGAAGATCTAGACACCTCCCTCGATTGGTACAACACTCATCTCGGATACGAGGAAACGGGCCGGTGGGAGGCCGATACGTTCACCAACGTGTATCTCGCGCCGCCCGACCGCCACGAGGAGGAGGCGAAGCTAGAACTCACGTACAACCACGACGACCGAACGTATGAGATGGGGGATGCGTGGGGCCACATTGCGGTGCGCGTCGACGACGTGTACGACGCCTACGAGCAGTTGATGGACGAAGGCGTCGAAGACTATCGAGATCCCGACTCCTGTGGCGGGCAGTACGCGTTCGTGAAAGATCCCGACGGCCACGAGATCGAGATCGTCGAGCGCGAGCAGGGCGCTCGCTGGGGATTGGATCACACGATGGTGCGCGTCGAGGACGCTGACGCCGCGATCGGGTGGTATTCACGAAAGCTCGATTACGATCTGGTTCGTCGCTCGGAGAACGAGGATTTCGCGCTGTATTTCATGAAGCCAGACGCTGCCGAACAAGCGATGTCGGTGGAACTCACGTACAACTACGACGGGAGCAGCTACGAGTTGGGCGATGCGTGGGGCCATCTTGCCGTCCGCGCGGACGATCTTCAGGACGATTGGAAGACACTCATGGAACGCCACGCCGAGAACTACCGCGATCCCGAAAGCTGTGACAACCGGTACGCGTTCACGAAAACGAACGACAGCCACGAGATCGAGATCTTAGAACCTTAA